A region from the Agrococcus sp. SL85 genome encodes:
- a CDS encoding histidine phosphatase family protein, whose translation MTERTTGTEAAEEAVQRTPEELAALAGGRALVLRLVRHAETVYNTQHVMQGWSDSPITELGHEQIAAVAERLAGERFDLAFSSDLPRTRTTAEGILARQSPVPPTEYTEVLREWHFGSHEERPSREVWSEVIVDHGLEVDRELSALRSIADRIGWAGLFDSVARLDASGQAEQAAAIVLRADTALAHVVQAAAALPGDDAAQVLVVSHGGFISSLLRQLVPGTAPDVILPNCSVTTVALAAGSTAWELRGIGETA comes from the coding sequence ATGACCGAGCGCACGACCGGGACCGAGGCGGCCGAGGAGGCCGTGCAGCGCACGCCCGAGGAGCTCGCGGCGCTCGCGGGCGGCAGGGCGCTCGTGCTGCGTCTCGTGCGCCACGCGGAGACCGTCTACAACACCCAGCACGTCATGCAGGGCTGGTCCGACTCGCCGATCACCGAGCTCGGCCACGAGCAGATCGCCGCGGTCGCCGAGCGCCTCGCGGGCGAGCGCTTCGACCTCGCCTTCTCCTCCGACCTGCCGCGCACGCGCACGACCGCCGAGGGCATCCTCGCCCGGCAGTCGCCCGTGCCGCCCACCGAGTACACCGAGGTGCTGCGCGAGTGGCACTTCGGCAGCCACGAGGAGCGGCCGTCGCGCGAGGTGTGGAGCGAGGTCATCGTCGACCACGGCCTCGAGGTCGACCGCGAGCTGAGCGCGCTGCGCTCGATCGCCGACCGCATCGGCTGGGCCGGCCTGTTCGACTCGGTCGCGCGGCTCGACGCGAGCGGCCAGGCGGAGCAGGCCGCGGCGATCGTGCTGCGCGCCGACACGGCGCTCGCGCACGTCGTGCAGGCGGCCGCCGCGCTGCCCGGCGACGACGCCGCGCAGGTGCTCGTCGTCTCGCACGGCGGCTTCATCTCGTCGCTGCTGCGCCAGCTCGTGCCGGGCACCGCGCCCGACGTGATCCTGCCCAACTGCTCGGTGACGACCGTCGCGCTCGCGGCCGGCTCCACCGCGTGGGAGCTGCGCGGCATCGGCGAGACGGCCTAG
- the rpsN gene encoding 30S ribosomal protein S14, translated as MAKKSMIAKNEQRKAIVARYAEKRAALKKALVDPNSTDEEREAARLGLQKLPRNASPVRVRKRDAIDGRPRGHVGEYGISRVRFRDMAHRGELPGVTKSSW; from the coding sequence ATGGCCAAGAAGAGCATGATCGCCAAGAACGAGCAGCGGAAGGCCATCGTCGCCCGCTACGCCGAGAAGCGCGCTGCGCTCAAGAAGGCGCTCGTCGACCCGAACAGCACCGACGAGGAGCGCGAGGCCGCTCGTCTCGGCCTGCAGAAGCTGCCCCGCAACGCGTCGCCCGTGCGCGTCCGCAAGCGCGACGCCATCGACGGCCGCCCCCGCGGCCACGTCGGCGAGTACGGCATCTCGCGCGTGCGCTTCCGCGACATGGCGCACCGCGGCGAGCTGCCCGGCGTGACCAAGTCGAGCTGGTAG
- a CDS encoding YczE/YyaS/YitT family protein produces the protein MHRLRRLLLPIDSLGAADTAARVAQLLVGLALYGLSLAMLIRADLGVGPWDVLSLGLAVHLPMSYGAATVVVSAVVLLLWIPLRQRPGIGTLANALLVGPAADLGLWVIPDATALWQQVLLLAGAMVLLALATGVYIAPRLGPGPRDGLMTGLRRVTGWPVWIARTLIEGTALLIGWLLGGPVGVGTVVFAFGIGPLVGVFLPWFERRRAARVAVLEGRRAASIAGA, from the coding sequence ATGCACCGCCTCCGCCGACTCCTGCTGCCGATCGACTCCCTGGGCGCCGCCGACACGGCCGCCCGTGTCGCGCAGCTGCTCGTCGGCCTCGCGCTCTACGGCCTCTCGCTCGCCATGCTCATCCGGGCCGACCTCGGCGTCGGCCCCTGGGACGTGCTCTCGCTCGGCCTCGCCGTGCACCTGCCGATGTCGTACGGCGCGGCCACGGTCGTGGTCTCGGCCGTCGTGCTGCTGCTGTGGATCCCGCTGCGGCAGCGCCCGGGCATCGGCACGCTCGCGAACGCGCTGCTCGTGGGCCCGGCCGCCGACCTCGGCCTCTGGGTCATCCCCGATGCGACGGCGCTGTGGCAGCAGGTGCTGCTGCTCGCGGGCGCCATGGTGCTGCTGGCGCTCGCGACCGGCGTCTACATCGCGCCGCGGCTCGGCCCCGGCCCCCGCGACGGGCTCATGACGGGCCTGCGGCGCGTGACGGGGTGGCCCGTGTGGATCGCGCGCACGCTCATCGAGGGCACGGCGCTGCTCATCGGCTGGCTGCTGGGCGGGCCCGTCGGCGTCGGCACGGTGGTGTTCGCCTTCGGCATCGGCCCGCTCGTGGGGGTCTTCCTGCCCTGGTTCGAGCGTCGCCGGGCGGCCCGCGTGGCGGTGCTCGAGGGGCGGCGCGCGGCGTCGATCGCCGGCGCCTGA
- a CDS encoding cytochrome c oxidase assembly protein produces the protein MQRLRLLGPALAVLAGLAAVWAALEYGGGAAPLAIEDPGALVRYGLPIATMLRNLAIAVAFGGLVLACFALRPQGRDWQRTLDLAASATGVATVAQAFVAFGQFRTVVTTPVAADDQFGGLLQLFFVEIESGRLLLGTLLSLALLTVVLLVARGTVAAGWSTALWAVPLWLIASGGHAGGTDNHTLAVSSLFLHLVFVCIWLGGLAHVGLLVGRKDAEGDGAALLARYSTLAIVSFGVVAFSGVVSALIRIGDDWASPYAVLAIAKSALLVVLGGFGAWQRMRILRPLASVGERVPGRALAALLAVELVVMGVTAGVAAGLARTPTPVPEVPPGDGSSPAEILTGSPLPPPFEPARLLDTWAIDPLWLVVAALLGFFYLAGVVRLARRGDRWPVGRTVSWMAGVLLLAWCTNGALNLYQEYQFSYHMLVHMLLGMAVPVLLVPGAPITLALRAIAKRGDGTRGGREWILAIVHSKYLQVVGHPLVSAGIFVVSLWVFYYTPLFEWSMRDHLGHVWMVIHFVGSGYLFVQAIIGIDPGPARPAFPLRIVLLLGSMVFHAFFGLTLMTGETLLVADWFGAMGNGVDALHDQQVGGGIAWSIGEVPTVALAITTVVLWARSDRRERTRIDRAADRDGGAELAAYNDMLERMGKR, from the coding sequence GTGCAGCGCCTCCGACTCCTCGGGCCGGCACTCGCGGTCCTCGCGGGGCTGGCAGCGGTGTGGGCGGCGCTCGAGTACGGCGGCGGCGCCGCACCGCTCGCGATCGAGGACCCCGGCGCGCTCGTGCGCTACGGCCTCCCGATCGCGACGATGCTGCGCAACCTCGCGATCGCCGTCGCGTTCGGCGGCCTCGTGCTCGCGTGCTTCGCGCTGCGGCCGCAGGGCCGCGACTGGCAGCGCACGCTCGACCTCGCCGCCTCCGCGACGGGCGTCGCGACCGTCGCGCAGGCCTTCGTGGCCTTCGGGCAGTTCCGCACGGTCGTCACGACCCCGGTGGCCGCGGACGACCAGTTCGGCGGCCTCCTGCAGCTCTTCTTCGTCGAGATCGAGTCGGGGCGACTGCTGCTCGGCACGCTGCTCTCGCTCGCGCTGCTCACGGTCGTGCTGCTCGTCGCGCGCGGCACCGTCGCCGCGGGCTGGAGCACGGCGCTGTGGGCCGTGCCGCTGTGGCTCATCGCCTCCGGCGGCCACGCGGGCGGCACCGACAACCACACGCTCGCCGTCTCGTCGCTCTTCCTCCACCTGGTCTTCGTCTGCATCTGGCTCGGCGGGCTCGCGCACGTCGGGCTGCTCGTGGGTCGCAAGGACGCCGAGGGCGACGGCGCGGCGCTGCTCGCCCGCTACTCGACGCTCGCGATCGTGAGCTTCGGCGTCGTCGCCTTCAGCGGCGTCGTGTCGGCGCTCATCCGCATCGGCGACGACTGGGCCAGCCCCTACGCGGTGCTCGCCATCGCGAAGTCGGCCCTGCTCGTCGTGCTCGGCGGCTTCGGCGCCTGGCAGCGGATGCGCATCCTGCGGCCGCTCGCGAGCGTCGGCGAGCGCGTGCCCGGCCGCGCCCTCGCGGCGCTGCTCGCGGTCGAGCTCGTGGTCATGGGCGTGACGGCCGGCGTCGCGGCGGGCCTCGCGCGCACGCCGACGCCCGTGCCCGAGGTGCCGCCGGGCGACGGCTCGAGCCCCGCCGAGATCCTCACCGGCAGCCCCCTGCCGCCGCCCTTCGAGCCCGCCCGGCTGCTCGACACCTGGGCGATCGACCCGCTGTGGCTCGTCGTCGCGGCGCTGCTGGGCTTCTTCTACCTCGCGGGCGTCGTGCGCCTCGCGCGCCGCGGCGACCGCTGGCCGGTCGGCCGCACGGTCTCCTGGATGGCAGGCGTGCTGCTGCTCGCGTGGTGCACGAACGGGGCGCTGAACCTCTACCAGGAGTACCAGTTCTCGTACCACATGCTCGTGCACATGCTGCTCGGCATGGCGGTGCCGGTGCTCCTCGTGCCCGGCGCCCCCATCACGCTCGCGCTGCGCGCGATCGCGAAGCGCGGCGACGGCACCCGCGGCGGCCGCGAGTGGATCCTCGCGATCGTGCACTCGAAGTACCTGCAGGTCGTCGGCCACCCGCTCGTCTCGGCCGGCATCTTCGTCGTGAGCCTGTGGGTCTTCTACTACACGCCGCTCTTCGAGTGGTCGATGCGCGACCACCTGGGCCACGTGTGGATGGTCATCCACTTCGTCGGCTCCGGCTACCTCTTCGTGCAGGCGATCATCGGCATCGACCCCGGCCCCGCACGCCCCGCCTTCCCGCTGCGCATCGTGCTGCTGCTGGGCTCGATGGTCTTCCACGCCTTCTTCGGCCTCACGCTCATGACGGGCGAGACGCTGCTCGTCGCCGACTGGTTCGGCGCGATGGGCAACGGCGTCGACGCGCTGCACGACCAGCAGGTCGGCGGCGGCATCGCGTGGTCGATCGGCGAGGTGCCGACCGTCGCGCTCGCGATCACCACCGTCGTGCTGTGGGCGCGCAGCGACCGTCGGGAGCGCACGCGCATCGACCGCGCGGCCGACCGCGACGGCGGCGCGGAGCTCGCCGCCTACAACGACATGCTGGAGAGGATGGGCAAGCGATGA
- the rpmG gene encoding 50S ribosomal protein L33 produces the protein MAKKSQDIRPIIKLRSTAGTGYTYVTKKNRRNNPDRLVLKKYDPVIRQHVEFREER, from the coding sequence ATGGCGAAGAAGTCGCAGGACATCCGTCCGATCATCAAGCTCCGCTCGACCGCCGGTACGGGCTACACCTACGTGACGAAGAAGAACCGTCGCAACAACCCCGACCGCCTCGTGCTCAAGAAGTACGACCCGGTGATCCGTCAGCACGTCGAGTTCCGAGAGGAGCGATAA
- a CDS encoding Fur family transcriptional regulator, translating to MTETRRRTTRQREAVRAALAANDEFVSAQALHQTMRDAGESVGLATVYRALATLAEDGEADALQSGGEQLYRACTPTHHHHLICRSCGRTVELEAAEVERWARQVAAAHGFVEPEHVVDIFGLCAECAARR from the coding sequence ATGACGGAGACCAGGCGGCGCACGACGCGCCAGCGCGAGGCGGTGCGGGCGGCGCTCGCGGCGAACGACGAGTTCGTCTCGGCGCAGGCGCTGCACCAGACGATGCGCGACGCGGGCGAGAGCGTGGGCCTCGCCACCGTGTACCGCGCGCTGGCGACGCTCGCGGAGGACGGCGAGGCAGACGCCCTGCAGTCGGGCGGCGAGCAGCTGTACCGCGCGTGCACGCCCACGCACCACCATCACCTCATCTGCCGCTCGTGCGGGCGCACCGTCGAGCTCGAGGCCGCGGAGGTCGAGCGGTGGGCGCGCCAGGTGGCTGCGGCCCACGGCTTCGTCGAGCCCGAGCACGTCGTCGACATCTTCGGCCTCTGCGCCGAGTGCGCCGCGCGCCGCTGA
- the rpmB gene encoding 50S ribosomal protein L28, with the protein MAAVCQVTGAVPGFGHNISHSHRRTKRRFDPNVQRKTYFVPSLKRNVTLNVSAKGMKVIDARGIEAVVRDMKARGVKL; encoded by the coding sequence ATGGCAGCAGTGTGCCAGGTGACTGGAGCCGTTCCCGGCTTCGGGCACAACATCTCGCACTCGCACCGTCGGACGAAGCGCCGCTTCGACCCGAACGTGCAGCGCAAGACCTACTTCGTCCCGTCGCTGAAGCGCAACGTGACGCTCAACGTCTCGGCGAAGGGCATGAAGGTCATCGACGCCCGTGGCATCGAGGCCGTCGTCCGTGACATGAAGGCTCGGGGGGTGAAGCTCTGA
- a CDS encoding ATP-binding cassette domain-containing protein, translated as MAASPATRSSLVGLGAQRRTRFGALSGGQRQRGLLARALAGQPRLLLLDEPFNGLDQASRDALLAVIERLKADGVALIITTHDLELARAACERTLLVNGEQVAFDETGCVLTLEQVERTFAAHAIEIDGHTLTTAEHHAAEHAERHGTPGSGAGRAARPAHEGGAAADAASR; from the coding sequence ATCGCCGCATCGCCCGCGACGCGATCGAGCCTCGTCGGCCTCGGGGCGCAGCGCCGCACGCGCTTCGGCGCGCTCTCCGGCGGCCAGCGGCAGCGCGGCCTCCTCGCGCGCGCGCTCGCGGGCCAGCCGCGCCTCCTGCTGCTCGACGAGCCCTTCAACGGCCTCGACCAGGCCTCCCGCGACGCCCTCCTCGCGGTGATCGAGCGTCTGAAGGCCGACGGCGTCGCCCTCATCATCACGACGCACGACCTCGAGCTCGCGCGCGCAGCCTGCGAGCGCACCCTGCTCGTGAACGGCGAGCAGGTCGCCTTCGACGAGACCGGATGCGTGCTCACGCTCGAGCAGGTCGAGCGCACCTTCGCCGCGCACGCCATCGAGATCGACGGCCACACGCTCACGACCGCCGAGCACCACGCCGCAGAGCACGCGGAGCGCCACGGCACGCCCGGCTCGGGCGCGGGCCGCGCCGCGCGCCCGGCGCACGAGGGCGGCGCCGCTGCGGACGCCGCCTCGCGGTGA
- a CDS encoding GNAT family N-acetyltransferase: MGEGAIVVRRATAADARALLPLLAAHRGADEPDEKVDRYRERLEALVEHPAHRIVVAEAGGEVVGYAAAQDYGPAPHRDWSIARMHDLWVSPAARGRGAGTALFGAIRDWAEQHTRIRVLEWQSLDVATDFYRRLGLAGEHLDDEPRERYELSVHLPSRT; encoded by the coding sequence ATGGGCGAGGGAGCGATCGTGGTGCGGCGGGCGACCGCCGCGGACGCCCGCGCCCTGCTCCCGCTGCTCGCCGCGCACCGCGGCGCCGACGAGCCCGACGAGAAGGTCGACCGCTACCGCGAGCGCCTCGAGGCCCTCGTCGAGCATCCGGCGCACCGCATCGTCGTCGCGGAGGCCGGCGGCGAGGTCGTCGGCTACGCGGCCGCGCAGGACTACGGACCGGCCCCGCACCGAGACTGGTCGATCGCCCGCATGCACGACCTGTGGGTCTCGCCCGCCGCGCGCGGCCGGGGCGCGGGGACGGCGCTCTTCGGCGCGATCCGCGACTGGGCCGAGCAGCACACCCGCATCCGCGTGCTCGAGTGGCAGTCGCTCGACGTCGCCACCGACTTCTACCGCCGCCTCGGCCTCGCCGGCGAGCACCTCGACGACGAGCCGCGCGAGCGGTACGAGCTGTCCGTGCACCTCCCGTCGCGGACCTAG
- a CDS encoding metal ABC transporter permease: protein MIDLVGPFALPFLQRPLLLLLVLAVAAATVGVLVNLRRLEFIGDGLTHAVFPGLVIGFVVAGEPGLLPGALVAAVAAAVALTAVARRGTGGETGIAILLTSFFSVGVVIVSTRSDYAGQLQELFFGRLLTITQPQLDASTALVALAVALVAIGWRQQVFRAFDPAGAEAAGVRTLRLDLAANIAVGLFVVAAASSVGVLLVLAVLIVPAAAARAVSGRIGVVVLVALAFAALTAWLGLALAFHLSVGLGVDVAPGATVATLMVAAYLLVLGAAGVARRLGRSRTAAA, encoded by the coding sequence GTGATCGACCTCGTCGGCCCGTTCGCCCTGCCGTTCCTGCAGCGGCCGCTGCTGCTGCTGCTGGTGCTCGCGGTCGCGGCGGCCACCGTGGGCGTGCTCGTGAACCTCCGGCGCCTCGAGTTCATCGGCGACGGGCTCACGCACGCGGTCTTCCCGGGCCTCGTGATCGGCTTCGTGGTCGCGGGCGAGCCCGGCCTGCTCCCCGGGGCGCTCGTCGCGGCGGTCGCGGCCGCGGTCGCGCTCACGGCCGTCGCGCGCCGCGGCACGGGCGGCGAGACCGGCATCGCCATCCTGCTCACCTCGTTCTTCTCGGTGGGCGTCGTGATCGTCTCGACCCGCTCCGACTACGCGGGCCAGCTGCAGGAGCTGTTCTTCGGCCGCCTGCTCACGATCACGCAGCCGCAGCTCGACGCCTCCACGGCGCTCGTCGCGCTCGCGGTCGCGCTCGTGGCGATCGGCTGGCGGCAGCAGGTCTTCCGCGCGTTCGATCCGGCGGGCGCAGAGGCGGCGGGCGTGCGCACCCTGCGCCTCGACCTCGCCGCGAACATCGCCGTCGGCCTCTTCGTGGTCGCCGCGGCCTCCTCGGTGGGCGTCCTGCTCGTGCTCGCGGTGCTCATCGTGCCGGCGGCGGCGGCGCGTGCCGTGTCGGGCCGCATCGGCGTGGTCGTGCTCGTCGCGCTCGCCTTCGCCGCCCTCACGGCATGGCTGGGGCTCGCGCTCGCCTTCCACCTCTCGGTGGGGCTGGGGGTCGACGTGGCGCCGGGCGCCACCGTCGCCACGCTCATGGTCGCCGCCTACCTCCTCGTGCTCGGCGCCGCGGGAGTCGCCCGGCGCCTCGGCCGCAGCAGGACGGCGGCCGCCTGA
- a CDS encoding phosphatase PAP2 family protein, translating to MSGIAPARAARGRRGLVAALAAAAVLAVHALAVGTGPGRAADAAVLDAAGYATDSQLLGAVGVGSILLAAAVAIGIAIARRRGDLGVVAVAVILGSSGLSRVLKQLVLTRPELAPGPANSYPSGHMVAFAAVAAGLMVVLPPAWRLAVALAAAVVLPLVATRLVLDGWHRPSDVLGSLLLVLAVTALGTAWRAPAPPVDPRRHRLLEGALLALAALAGAVGGALAAASALGGGEGWVLAAASTLLGAACAATLAALVRLLRLAPARRRAGGGAAVRA from the coding sequence GTGAGCGGCATCGCACCCGCGCGCGCCGCCCGCGGCCGGCGCGGCCTCGTCGCGGCGCTCGCCGCGGCGGCGGTGCTCGCCGTGCACGCGCTCGCCGTCGGCACCGGGCCGGGCCGGGCCGCCGACGCCGCGGTGCTCGACGCGGCGGGCTACGCGACCGACTCGCAGCTGCTGGGCGCGGTGGGCGTGGGCAGCATCCTGCTCGCGGCCGCCGTCGCGATCGGCATCGCGATCGCGCGCCGCCGGGGCGACCTCGGCGTCGTCGCCGTCGCCGTGATCCTCGGCTCGAGCGGGCTCTCGCGCGTGCTGAAGCAGCTCGTGCTCACCCGGCCCGAGCTCGCGCCCGGGCCCGCCAACTCCTACCCGAGCGGCCACATGGTCGCGTTCGCGGCGGTCGCGGCCGGCCTCATGGTCGTGCTGCCGCCCGCGTGGCGCCTCGCCGTCGCGCTCGCCGCGGCGGTCGTGCTGCCGCTCGTCGCCACGCGCCTCGTGCTCGACGGCTGGCACCGGCCGAGCGACGTCCTCGGGTCGCTGCTGCTCGTGCTCGCCGTCACCGCGCTCGGCACCGCCTGGCGCGCGCCGGCGCCGCCCGTCGACCCGCGCCGCCACCGGCTGCTCGAAGGGGCGCTGCTGGCGCTCGCGGCGCTCGCGGGCGCCGTGGGCGGCGCGCTCGCGGCCGCCTCCGCCCTCGGCGGCGGCGAGGGCTGGGTGCTCGCCGCGGCCTCGACCCTGCTCGGCGCCGCCTGCGCCGCGACCCTCGCGGCCCTCGTCCGCCTGCTGCGCCTCGCGCCCGCGCGCCGGCGCGCGGGCGGCGGCGCGGCCGTGCGAGCCTAG
- a CDS encoding HU family DNA-binding protein: MAETINKTTLASKIAAKTDLSQAKVTAVLDELFAEVSSAVAAGDKVSIPGFFTAERTETAARTGRNPQTGAEIQIAAGHRVKLTAGSKLKAAVK; the protein is encoded by the coding sequence ATGGCTGAGACCATCAACAAGACCACCCTCGCCTCGAAGATCGCGGCGAAGACCGACCTGTCGCAGGCGAAGGTCACCGCTGTGCTCGACGAGCTCTTCGCCGAGGTCTCCTCGGCCGTCGCCGCGGGCGACAAGGTCTCGATCCCCGGCTTCTTCACGGCCGAGCGCACCGAGACGGCTGCCCGCACGGGCCGCAACCCGCAGACGGGCGCCGAGATCCAGATCGCCGCGGGCCACCGCGTCAAGCTGACCGCGGGCTCGAAGCTCAAGGCTGCCGTCAAGTAA
- a CDS encoding PLP-dependent aminotransferase family protein, which yields MASRLGTQLGEWQAGGGVAQALSDRIRMLLLDGRITAGERLPSERALAAELGRSRATVARAYELLEAAGYAERVHGSGTRAALPAQRVQRPAAPGGDVIDLTIASVGSAPGLHAATVRALDRLAGLLGSPGYSLDGLPELRARIAARYAARGLPTDPEQIVVTSGAMHALSIVLAALGERGRTAVVEQPTFPHAMEALRRTGHRLLPTPVTPEGWDSAHLVETIRAQRPALAYLIADFHNPTGATMPELERARVAAVARAAGTTLVVDETCAELDIDRAWTPRPFAAHGPAVLIGSMAKIAWGGLRIGWIRASREQVERMLAVRPSIDLGTPLLEQCIAVELHDDMAALLAHTSRRLRIGRAAVADGLATHLPEVAMPAVPGGLCAWVDLGGPWSTSLSLAARDRGLLLPPGPRFSASGVLDRYARIPITWEPDVTAAALARLGDAWRALRSGERSRHERLDAAAAV from the coding sequence ATGGCATCCCGGCTCGGCACGCAGCTCGGCGAGTGGCAGGCGGGCGGCGGCGTCGCGCAGGCCCTCTCCGACCGCATCCGCATGCTCCTGCTCGACGGCCGCATCACCGCGGGCGAGCGGCTGCCGAGCGAGCGGGCGCTCGCGGCGGAGCTCGGCCGCTCGCGCGCCACCGTCGCGCGCGCCTACGAGCTGCTCGAGGCGGCGGGCTACGCGGAGCGCGTGCACGGCTCCGGCACCCGCGCGGCGCTGCCCGCGCAGCGCGTGCAGCGGCCCGCGGCGCCCGGCGGCGACGTCATCGACCTCACGATCGCCTCCGTCGGCTCGGCCCCCGGGCTCCACGCGGCCACCGTGCGCGCGCTCGACCGGCTCGCGGGCCTGCTCGGCTCGCCCGGCTACTCGCTCGATGGGCTGCCGGAGCTGCGCGCGCGCATCGCCGCGCGCTACGCCGCCCGCGGCCTGCCGACCGACCCCGAGCAGATCGTCGTGACGAGCGGCGCGATGCACGCGCTCTCGATCGTGCTCGCGGCCCTCGGCGAGCGCGGCCGCACCGCCGTCGTCGAGCAGCCCACCTTCCCGCACGCGATGGAGGCGCTGCGCCGCACGGGCCACCGGCTGCTGCCGACGCCCGTGACGCCCGAGGGCTGGGACTCCGCGCACCTCGTCGAGACGATCCGCGCGCAGCGGCCCGCGCTCGCGTACCTCATCGCCGACTTCCACAACCCCACGGGCGCGACGATGCCCGAGCTCGAGCGCGCCCGCGTCGCCGCCGTCGCGCGGGCGGCGGGCACGACGCTCGTCGTCGACGAGACCTGCGCCGAGCTCGACATCGACCGCGCCTGGACGCCGCGGCCCTTCGCCGCCCACGGGCCGGCCGTGCTCATCGGCTCGATGGCGAAGATCGCCTGGGGCGGCCTGCGCATCGGCTGGATCCGCGCGAGCCGCGAGCAGGTCGAGCGGATGCTCGCCGTGCGGCCGTCGATCGACCTCGGCACGCCGCTGCTCGAGCAGTGCATCGCCGTCGAGCTGCACGACGACATGGCGGCGCTCCTCGCCCACACCTCGCGGCGGCTGCGGATCGGACGCGCCGCCGTCGCCGACGGCCTCGCGACCCACCTGCCGGAGGTCGCGATGCCCGCGGTGCCCGGCGGCCTGTGCGCGTGGGTCGACCTGGGCGGGCCGTGGTCGACCTCGCTCTCGCTCGCGGCGCGCGACCGCGGCCTGCTGCTGCCGCCCGGGCCGCGCTTCTCGGCCTCGGGCGTGCTCGACCGCTACGCGCGCATCCCCATCACGTGGGAGCCGGACGTCACGGCCGCCGCGCTCGCACGCCTGGGCGACGCCTGGCGGGCGCTGCGATCGGGCGAGCGCAGCAGGCACGAGCGCCTCGACGCCGCGGCGGCCGTGTAG
- a CDS encoding metal ABC transporter permease, with product MDYFGLALVEAVLAGGLAGLAGVLVVLRQRAFFTMALTHATFPGAVVAVMVGVAAPIGAAVAAVALVGVAALVGRVRSQGAATASGIMLTLGFALGSLAQSLAHGPVDVESMLTGSILATTPGQIVLTAVVLVLVGAVWAAFGRRLVFDSFDRGGARAAGLSPLATELLALACIAATVVTIMPVVGAILGVALVVAPAAAARRIRGSVGSMLWLAPALGAASGVLGLVASRALGVSAGGAITLVAALVFAATLLLPRDRATVEAR from the coding sequence ATGGACTACTTCGGCCTCGCCCTCGTGGAGGCGGTGCTCGCGGGCGGGCTCGCGGGCCTCGCCGGCGTGCTCGTCGTGCTGCGGCAGCGCGCCTTCTTCACCATGGCGCTCACCCACGCGACGTTCCCCGGCGCCGTCGTCGCCGTGATGGTCGGGGTCGCCGCGCCGATCGGGGCCGCTGTCGCCGCGGTCGCGCTCGTGGGCGTCGCCGCGCTCGTGGGCCGCGTGCGCAGCCAGGGCGCGGCCACGGCCTCCGGCATCATGCTCACGCTCGGCTTCGCCCTCGGCTCGCTCGCGCAGTCGCTCGCGCACGGACCGGTCGACGTCGAGTCGATGCTCACCGGCTCGATCCTCGCGACGACGCCGGGGCAGATCGTGCTCACCGCGGTCGTGCTCGTGCTCGTGGGCGCGGTCTGGGCGGCGTTCGGCCGCCGCCTCGTCTTCGACAGCTTCGACCGCGGCGGGGCCCGCGCCGCGGGGCTGTCGCCGCTCGCGACCGAGCTGCTCGCGCTCGCGTGCATCGCGGCCACGGTGGTGACGATCATGCCCGTCGTCGGCGCGATCCTCGGCGTCGCGCTCGTCGTGGCGCCGGCGGCCGCGGCCCGTCGCATCCGTGGCTCCGTCGGGTCGATGCTGTGGCTCGCGCCCGCGCTCGGCGCCGCGTCGGGCGTGCTGGGCCTCGTCGCCTCGCGCGCGCTCGGCGTCTCGGCGGGCGGCGCGATCACGCTCGTCGCGGCGCTCGTCTTCGCCGCGACGCTCCTGCTGCCGCGCGACCGGGCTACCGTGGAGGCACGATGA